One part of the Fusobacterium sp. JB019 genome encodes these proteins:
- a CDS encoding Bax inhibitor-1/YccA family protein, which produces MYNFNNDGYSLNQDVSTNNKLLRSAFSYMVLGLLVTFSVPAYILFFNQYFLGTIFKFYLPIIIGEFVLVITLSAGINKISKSTAAFMFFLYSFLNGLLFSLIGAAYNLDVIFYALLTTIVMFAVLAIYGYTTNEDLSKYGGFLKTGLISLILMSLINLFFKVPSLYWMVTILGVVLFSALICFDVNRIKRMTYQISSGNEEAVGKMGIIAALTLYLDFINLFLYLLRIFSRKK; this is translated from the coding sequence ATGTATAATTTTAATAATGATGGTTATTCGCTTAACCAAGATGTATCTACAAACAATAAGCTTTTAAGGTCCGCTTTTTCATATATGGTGCTTGGACTTTTAGTTACTTTTTCAGTTCCAGCTTATATATTATTTTTCAATCAATATTTTTTAGGAACTATTTTTAAATTTTATCTTCCTATTATTATTGGAGAATTTGTGTTAGTTATTACTCTTTCTGCTGGAATAAATAAAATTTCTAAATCCACTGCAGCTTTTATGTTTTTTCTTTATTCCTTTTTAAATGGACTTCTTTTTTCATTAATTGGAGCAGCTTATAATTTAGATGTAATATTTTATGCTCTTTTAACAACTATTGTTATGTTTGCTGTCCTTGCTATTTATGGATACACTACAAATGAAGATTTAAGTAAATATGGTGGCTTTTTAAAAACAGGTCTTATTTCTTTAATTCTTATGAGTTTAATAAACTTATTTTTCAAAGTTCCTAGTTTATATTGGATGGTTACTATTTTAGGTGTTGTTCTTTTTTCTGCTTTAATTTGTTTTGATGTTAACAGAATTAAAAGAATGACCTATCAAATTTCATCTGGAAATGAAGAAGCTGTTGGAAAAATGGGAATAATTGCTGCTTTAACACTTTATTTAGATTTTATCAATTTATTCTTATATCTTCTAAGAATTTTCTCTAGAAAAAAATAA
- a CDS encoding Na/Pi cotransporter family protein encodes MYLDIIFKVVGGLGIFLYGMDNMSGGMQKLAGKKLKKILAALTTNRFIAIFMGFFVTMLVQSSSVSTVMTIGFVNASLLTLKQALGVILGANIGTTVTGWLLVLHLGKYGLPIAGIAAIAFVFVKKDRSKTKALTIMGFGLIFLGLELMSNGLKPIRSMPEFLNLFKLFVADSYFGAFKAALVGACITAVVQSSSATLGITITLALQGLIDYPTAVALVLGENVGTTITAFLATLTANTNAKRAAYAHSIINIVGVCWVISIFPYYLKILNLVVDSTQNITVGIATAHTMFNILNVLLFTPFVGPLSKLLKFLVKDDGKQDNKVTKLDSLMVATPGVVVEQTKIEILTMGQYIKEMLFSLEEIFAKQKEISENKIERLQHVEDSLDLYQKEITDVNFMILNKDLSDNLIEETRKNLDVCDEYETISDYCLRIAKALKKIQDNEIQLTEVERKILFKLNESIELLFREVNISFEAKDKERFLKAITKANKITSDFKKAREYHLKNASQAGVPVMLSTGYMDILNYYRRIRDHLFNIIEVFTRL; translated from the coding sequence ATGTATTTAGACATTATCTTTAAAGTCGTAGGGGGATTGGGGATTTTCCTTTACGGTATGGACAATATGTCTGGTGGAATGCAAAAGCTTGCAGGTAAAAAATTAAAAAAAATACTTGCTGCTCTGACCACAAACAGATTTATTGCTATTTTTATGGGATTTTTTGTTACAATGCTTGTTCAATCATCTTCTGTTAGTACAGTTATGACGATTGGTTTTGTTAATGCATCTTTGCTTACATTAAAACAAGCCTTAGGAGTTATTCTTGGTGCTAATATTGGTACCACAGTAACTGGTTGGTTACTAGTTTTGCATTTAGGTAAGTATGGACTTCCTATAGCCGGAATTGCTGCTATTGCCTTTGTTTTTGTGAAAAAAGATCGTTCAAAAACAAAAGCACTTACTATTATGGGATTTGGACTTATTTTTTTAGGATTAGAATTAATGAGTAATGGTTTAAAACCAATTCGTTCTATGCCTGAATTTTTAAATCTATTTAAACTATTTGTAGCTGATTCATACTTTGGAGCTTTTAAAGCTGCTCTTGTTGGAGCATGTATAACCGCTGTTGTACAATCATCTTCAGCTACTCTAGGAATTACTATAACACTTGCATTACAAGGATTAATTGACTATCCTACTGCTGTTGCACTTGTTCTAGGAGAAAATGTAGGAACTACAATAACTGCTTTTTTAGCAACTTTAACTGCTAATACCAATGCTAAAAGAGCTGCCTATGCTCATAGTATTATTAATATCGTTGGGGTTTGCTGGGTTATTTCTATATTTCCTTATTATCTAAAAATTCTAAATTTAGTTGTTGATTCTACTCAAAATATTACTGTTGGTATAGCAACCGCTCATACTATGTTTAATATTTTAAACGTTTTATTATTCACCCCTTTTGTAGGACCTTTATCTAAACTACTGAAATTTTTGGTGAAAGACGATGGAAAGCAAGACAATAAAGTTACTAAACTAGATTCTCTTATGGTTGCTACTCCAGGGGTTGTTGTAGAACAAACCAAAATAGAAATTTTAACTATGGGACAATATATAAAAGAAATGCTATTTTCTTTAGAAGAAATTTTTGCTAAACAAAAAGAAATTTCAGAAAATAAAATAGAAAGATTACAACATGTAGAAGACAGTTTAGATTTATACCAAAAAGAAATTACAGATGTTAACTTTATGATTTTAAATAAAGATTTAAGTGACAATCTTATTGAAGAAACTAGAAAAAACTTAGATGTTTGTGACGAATATGAAACTATCAGTGACTATTGTCTTCGTATTGCTAAAGCTTTAAAAAAAATTCAAGATAACGAAATTCAACTTACTGAAGTAGAAAGAAAAATTTTATTTAAATTAAATGAAAGTATTGAACTATTATTCAGAGAAGTAAATATTTCTTTTGAAGCTAAAGATAAAGAAAGATTCCTTAAAGCGATTACAAAAGCTAATAAAATAACATCTGACTTTAAAAAAGCAAGAGAATATCATTTGAAAAATGCTTCTCAAGCTGGAGTTCCTGTTATGTTAAGTACTGGTTATATGGATATACTAAATTACTATAGAAGAATAAGAGATCATTTATTTAATATTATTGAAGTATTTACAAGATTATAA
- a CDS encoding dicarboxylate/amino acid:cation symporter, which translates to MKKLGLLPKLIIGIIIGIIIGKMRVLFIVELLATFNGIFGNFLGFVIPLIIIGFVAPGIGDLGSNAGKLLGVATLVAYCSTVISGSIAFFVDSAIFPSFLKVGSLHLDASNPEHALVSGFFKVDMPPIMGVMTALLMAFVIGIGVAASKSDAIKNVMNEFQGIVEGIIKVIIIPFLPLHICGIFANMTYAGQVETIMSVFARVFGIVIILHWSIILLQYFVAGTLGGKNPISLIRKMIPAYFTAIGTQSSAATIPVTLQSTKNNGVNEGVAEFAVPLFATIHLSGSTITLTSCSLAVMMLNGMNYSFTMFFGFILMLGVTMVAAPGVPGGAVMAALGLLDTMLGFPPELLSLMIALYLAQDSFGTACNVTGDGALAIIVNRFAGHTLKENN; encoded by the coding sequence ATGAAAAAACTAGGTCTATTACCTAAATTGATAATCGGTATAATAATCGGTATAATTATAGGTAAAATGAGAGTATTATTTATTGTTGAATTATTAGCTACATTTAATGGTATTTTTGGAAACTTCTTAGGATTCGTAATTCCATTAATTATAATAGGGTTTGTTGCTCCAGGGATTGGAGATTTAGGTTCCAATGCTGGTAAATTATTAGGAGTAGCTACACTTGTTGCTTATTGCTCTACTGTTATATCAGGATCAATAGCATTTTTTGTAGACAGTGCAATATTCCCTTCTTTCTTGAAAGTAGGTTCATTACATTTAGATGCATCTAATCCAGAACATGCTTTAGTAAGCGGATTCTTTAAAGTTGATATGCCACCAATTATGGGAGTTATGACAGCTTTACTAATGGCATTTGTAATTGGGATTGGAGTTGCTGCTTCAAAAAGTGATGCTATAAAAAATGTTATGAATGAATTCCAAGGAATAGTAGAGGGAATTATTAAAGTTATAATTATTCCATTTTTACCTCTTCATATTTGTGGAATTTTCGCTAACATGACTTATGCAGGTCAAGTTGAAACAATAATGAGCGTATTTGCAAGAGTGTTTGGAATAGTAATAATATTACATTGGTCTATTATTCTATTACAATATTTTGTAGCTGGAACATTGGGAGGAAAAAATCCAATTTCTTTAATAAGAAAAATGATTCCTGCATATTTCACTGCAATAGGAACACAATCATCAGCTGCAACAATTCCAGTAACTTTACAGTCTACTAAAAATAATGGTGTAAATGAAGGAGTTGCAGAATTTGCAGTACCATTATTTGCAACAATTCATTTATCAGGATCAACTATAACTTTAACAAGTTGTTCATTAGCTGTAATGATGTTAAATGGAATGAATTATTCATTTACAATGTTCTTTGGATTTATACTAATGCTAGGAGTTACAATGGTAGCTGCTCCAGGAGTTCCAGGAGGAGCTGTAATGGCAGCATTAGGATTACTAGATACAATGCTAGGATTCCCACCTGAATTATTATCTTTAATGATAGCTCTTTATTTAGCACAAGATAGTTTTGGAACTGCTTGTAATGTAACAGGTGACGGTGCTTTAGCAATAATAGTAAATAGATTTGCAGGGCATACATTAAAGGAAAATAATTAA
- the hflX gene encoding GTPase HflX, which translates to MIKGNTHGIKSHILKELDELLNEKIEKQFFIKKELIFRISEISSKINKEISITINRNGKIIDINIGDNSSASIPNISFKEKKLSGYRIIHTHPNGNSKLSDVDISALIELKLDSMIAIGIDPDGKITGINFAFCKIKNNNFYHEEFTVKNIEAVEEFNYLAKIQEIEKELKNKENTEDDQEYAILVGRESKDSLLELKELGKACDIETVDIMLQKGTNIDKKFYIGKGKVAELSQLKQIRSANLIIFDEELSGIQIRNLEEATNCKVIDRTFLILEIFARRAKSKEAKIQIKLAKLKYESARLIGLGTTLSRIGGGIGNRGLGETKLELDRRNIKDKISSLKKELTKIKNIRTVQREKRENSGIGKISLVGYTNVGKSTLRNLIVKEYCDENTAKTESVLAKNMLFATLDTTIRVIKLNSNKEVAFIDTVGFIRKLPHDLIEAFKSTLEEVIYSDVLIHVVDVSSENLHQEIEVVEKVLKELQSDDKPTILALNKTDLVTEDKLKEIKEKLNKYNLIEISAKNNINIDTLLDTASDLLPNTNKEIEYLIPYSDTSISSYLHNNSAILEEEFLANGIRIKALVDEKTFNKYKKFMILS; encoded by the coding sequence ATGATAAAAGGAAACACTCATGGAATAAAAAGCCATATCTTAAAAGAACTAGATGAACTTTTAAACGAAAAAATTGAAAAACAATTTTTCATAAAAAAAGAACTTATTTTTAGAATTTCTGAAATTAGTTCAAAAATTAACAAAGAAATTAGTATTACTATTAATAGAAATGGTAAAATTATAGACATTAATATTGGAGATAATAGCAGTGCTTCTATTCCTAATATTTCTTTTAAAGAAAAAAAACTTAGTGGTTATAGAATTATCCATACACATCCTAATGGAAACTCTAAACTTTCTGATGTTGATATTTCAGCTCTTATAGAGCTAAAATTAGATTCAATGATTGCTATAGGAATAGATCCTGATGGAAAGATTACAGGTATTAACTTTGCTTTCTGTAAAATTAAAAATAATAATTTTTATCACGAAGAATTTACAGTTAAAAATATTGAAGCTGTCGAAGAATTTAATTATTTAGCGAAAATTCAAGAAATTGAAAAAGAATTAAAAAACAAAGAAAATACTGAAGATGACCAAGAATATGCTATTTTAGTTGGTAGAGAAAGTAAAGATAGTCTTCTTGAACTGAAGGAATTAGGAAAAGCTTGTGATATAGAAACTGTTGATATTATGTTACAAAAAGGAACCAATATAGATAAAAAATTCTATATTGGAAAAGGGAAAGTAGCTGAATTATCCCAATTAAAACAAATTAGATCTGCTAATTTAATTATTTTTGATGAAGAACTTTCAGGAATTCAAATAAGAAATCTTGAAGAAGCTACAAATTGTAAAGTTATAGATAGAACTTTTTTAATTTTAGAAATTTTTGCAAGAAGAGCTAAATCTAAAGAAGCTAAAATTCAAATTAAATTAGCCAAGCTAAAATATGAAAGTGCTCGTTTGATCGGTCTTGGAACTACCTTATCTAGAATAGGAGGAGGAATTGGAAATAGGGGGCTTGGAGAAACTAAATTAGAATTAGATAGAAGAAATATTAAAGATAAAATTTCTTCTCTAAAAAAAGAACTTACAAAAATTAAAAATATCAGAACAGTTCAAAGAGAAAAAAGAGAAAACTCTGGAATCGGTAAAATTTCTCTTGTAGGTTATACAAATGTAGGTAAATCAACTCTTAGAAATCTAATTGTTAAAGAATATTGTGATGAAAATACAGCTAAAACAGAAAGTGTTCTTGCTAAAAATATGCTATTTGCTACTTTAGATACAACTATTAGAGTTATAAAATTAAATTCTAACAAAGAAGTTGCATTTATTGATACTGTTGGATTTATTAGAAAATTACCTCATGATTTAATAGAAGCTTTTAAATCAACTTTAGAAGAAGTTATTTATTCAGATGTTTTAATTCATGTTGTTGATGTTTCTAGTGAAAATTTACATCAAGAAATAGAAGTTGTTGAAAAAGTATTAAAAGAATTACAATCTGATGATAAGCCAACTATACTAGCTTTAAATAAAACTGATTTAGTTACAGAAGATAAACTTAAAGAAATTAAAGAAAAACTTAATAAATATAATCTTATTGAAATTAGTGCTAAAAATAACATTAATATAGATACTTTACTTGATACTGCTAGTGATTTGCTTCCCAATACAAACAAAGAAATCGAGTACTTAATACCATATAGTGATACCTCTATTTCTTCATATTTACATAATAATTCAGCTATTTTAGAAGAAGAGTTTTTAGCTAATGGAATAAGAATAAAAGCTCTAGTTGATGAAAAAACTTTTAATAAATATAAAAAATTTATGATTTTATCTTGA
- the pyrB gene encoding aspartate carbamoyltransferase has translation MKDIISIKNFTKDEILEILKEAKSLKEFPKTNLIENKIVATLFFEPSTRTRLSFTSASFKIGGKVLGFDSPDATSLKKGESLRDTIKVTEGYADIIIMRHLRDGAAKFASEVANVPIINAGDGANEHPSQTLLDLYTIKDNLKSIDNLTTAFIGDLKYGRTVHSLTEALSKFQGQTFYFIAPEEIQIPKEIQKELDLKGINYKLLSDYKEILKEVDVLYMTRIQKERFENPELYEKVKNTFEISKETILGKCKENMIILHPLPRVNEINIDLDDTKHALYFEQAKNGVPVREAMIGIALDKINIASIKKETSIVKKSNQNICPNKNCITKFEQTENNIVIKNNEKFCYYCGKKIN, from the coding sequence ATGAAAGACATTATCTCTATTAAAAATTTTACCAAAGATGAAATTTTAGAAATTTTAAAAGAAGCTAAAAGCTTAAAAGAATTTCCTAAAACAAATCTTATTGAAAATAAAATTGTTGCTACTCTCTTCTTTGAACCATCAACAAGAACTAGACTTTCATTCACTTCAGCAAGCTTTAAAATAGGAGGTAAAGTTCTTGGATTTGATAGTCCTGATGCTACCTCTTTAAAAAAAGGAGAAAGTTTAAGAGATACAATTAAAGTTACTGAAGGTTATGCCGATATAATTATTATGAGGCATTTAAGGGATGGAGCTGCTAAATTTGCTAGTGAAGTTGCCAATGTTCCTATAATTAATGCTGGCGATGGGGCAAACGAACATCCTAGTCAAACTCTTCTAGATTTATATACAATTAAAGATAATCTTAAATCTATTGATAATTTAACTACTGCTTTTATCGGTGATCTCAAATATGGAAGAACTGTGCATTCTTTAACTGAAGCTCTATCTAAGTTTCAAGGGCAAACTTTTTACTTTATAGCTCCTGAAGAAATACAGATTCCTAAAGAAATTCAAAAAGAATTAGATTTAAAAGGAATCAATTATAAACTACTTTCTGATTATAAAGAAATATTAAAAGAAGTTGATGTTCTTTATATGACTAGAATTCAAAAAGAAAGATTTGAAAATCCTGAATTATATGAAAAAGTAAAAAATACATTTGAAATTTCTAAAGAAACTATTTTAGGAAAATGTAAAGAAAATATGATTATATTACATCCTTTACCTAGGGTAAATGAAATCAATATTGATTTAGATGATACTAAACACGCTTTATATTTTGAACAAGCTAAAAATGGAGTACCTGTAAGAGAAGCTATGATTGGAATTGCCTTAGATAAAATTAATATTGCTTCAATAAAAAAAGAAACATCTATTGTTAAAAAAAGTAATCAAAATATTTGTCCAAATAAAAATTGTATAACTAAATTTGAACAAACAGAAAATAATATAGTCATAAAAAATAATGAAAAATTCTGTTATTATTGTGGAAAAAAAATTAATTAA
- a CDS encoding dihydroorotate dehydrogenase electron transfer subunit codes for MFLEDCVVLENNKISDSYYLLKLKGEKSISSAKPGQFYMLQCKNESTLLRRPISLHYINKEKQIIEFYYEVKGKGTNEFKNIKPGENINLQGPLGTGFNTDIENKNIVIIGGGMGMAPMKFLTEALSPKNNVTFICGGRNKESMNILDNFNLENIKTIITTDDGSLGIKGNVTIPLLETLKNKNIYKIYTCGPQIMMKHIMNIAKKNNILCEVSLEERMGCGVGACVGCSILTKEGMKKVCKDGPVFDSKIIIND; via the coding sequence ATGTTTTTAGAAGATTGCGTAGTTTTAGAAAATAATAAAATTTCAGATTCGTATTATTTATTAAAGTTAAAAGGGGAGAAATCTATCTCCTCAGCTAAACCTGGACAGTTTTACATGCTTCAATGTAAAAATGAATCAACTTTATTAAGAAGACCAATTAGCCTTCATTATATAAATAAAGAGAAACAAATCATTGAATTTTATTATGAAGTTAAAGGAAAAGGAACTAATGAATTTAAAAATATAAAACCTGGAGAAAATATAAATTTACAAGGACCTTTAGGAACTGGTTTTAATACTGATATTGAAAACAAAAATATTGTTATTATTGGTGGAGGAATGGGAATGGCTCCTATGAAATTTTTAACAGAAGCTCTTTCTCCTAAAAATAATGTAACTTTTATTTGTGGAGGTAGAAATAAAGAGAGTATGAATATTTTAGATAATTTTAATCTTGAAAATATCAAGACAATTATAACTACTGATGATGGTTCCCTTGGTATAAAAGGAAATGTAACTATCCCTCTTTTAGAAACTTTAAAAAATAAAAACATTTATAAAATATACACTTGTGGCCCTCAAATAATGATGAAACACATTATGAATATAGCTAAAAAAAATAATATCTTATGCGAAGTTTCCCTTGAAGAAAGAATGGGATGTGGAGTTGGAGCTTGTGTTGGATGCTCTATTCTTACAAAAGAAGGTATGAAAAAAGTATGTAAAGATGGTCCTGTATTTGATAGTAAAATTATAATTAACGATTAA
- a CDS encoding dihydroorotate dehydrogenase, producing the protein MNKLNVNFLGINFDNPILTSSGCFGFGLEYKDYFNPNELGGIVLKGLTLEPRTGNIGTRIAETPSGILNCVGLENPGIDVLEKEIIPNLKKQGINTKIIVNINGSTVEQYVEIAKRVNEIKEIDMVELNISCPNVKDGGMAFGANPEVAGKTTREVRKVLNKPLIVKLSPNVTNIVEIAKIVEENGADAISMINTLLGMRIDINKGTPILGNTFGGLSGPAVRPVAVRMVYQVAQNVNIPIVGMGGINSWEDAVEFIMAGATMVSIGTGIFPNPLLPLEVKEGLNNYCIKNNLKNLQDIKGIAFKK; encoded by the coding sequence TTGAATAAATTAAATGTAAATTTTTTAGGAATTAATTTTGACAACCCTATCTTAACTTCTTCTGGTTGTTTTGGATTTGGACTAGAATATAAAGATTATTTTAATCCTAATGAATTAGGAGGAATTGTTCTTAAAGGCTTAACTTTAGAACCTCGAACAGGAAATATTGGAACTAGAATAGCCGAAACTCCTAGTGGAATCCTAAATTGTGTAGGACTTGAAAATCCTGGAATTGATGTATTAGAAAAAGAAATCATTCCAAACTTAAAAAAACAAGGAATTAACACAAAAATAATTGTGAATATAAATGGAAGTACTGTTGAACAATATGTCGAAATTGCTAAAAGAGTTAATGAAATAAAAGAAATTGATATGGTAGAATTAAATATATCTTGTCCTAATGTTAAAGATGGTGGAATGGCTTTTGGAGCTAATCCTGAAGTTGCGGGAAAAACTACAAGAGAAGTAAGAAAAGTTTTAAATAAACCATTAATTGTTAAACTTTCTCCAAATGTTACAAATATTGTTGAAATTGCTAAAATTGTAGAAGAAAATGGAGCAGATGCTATTTCAATGATAAATACTTTATTAGGTATGAGAATTGATATTAACAAAGGTACTCCTATCTTAGGAAATACTTTTGGTGGATTATCAGGACCTGCTGTTAGACCAGTTGCAGTAAGAATGGTTTACCAAGTTGCTCAAAATGTTAACATCCCTATAGTTGGAATGGGGGGAATTAATTCTTGGGAAGATGCTGTTGAATTTATTATGGCTGGAGCTACTATGGTTTCAATAGGAACAGGAATTTTTCCAAATCCTCTTTTACCCCTAGAAGTAAAAGAAGGATTAAATAATTACTGTATTAAGAATAATTTAAAAAATTTACAAGATATAAAAGGAATAGCTTTTAAAAAATAA
- the pyrF gene encoding orotidine-5'-phosphate decarboxylase, with the protein MNAKNKLIIALDFPTMEKAVELVEKLGDEATFYKVGLELFLNSKGEMIEYLNNKNKKIFLDLKFHDIPNTTAMASVFAAKKDVFMFNVHATGGKKMMTKVVEEVRKINNSSLLIAVTILTSFSEEEIQETFQTKANIQELAMNLANLTKESGMNGIVCSPWEANSIKKSLGEEFKTVCPGVRPLWAATNDQKRIMTPKKAILNGCDFLVVGRPITKNEDPIKAVQLILKEIEEGIVEKNN; encoded by the coding sequence ATGAATGCAAAAAATAAATTAATAATAGCTTTAGATTTCCCTACAATGGAAAAAGCTGTAGAATTAGTTGAAAAATTAGGAGATGAAGCTACTTTTTATAAGGTTGGATTAGAATTATTCCTAAATTCCAAAGGAGAAATGATTGAATATTTAAATAATAAAAATAAGAAAATATTTTTAGATTTAAAATTCCATGATATTCCAAATACAACAGCCATGGCATCTGTCTTTGCTGCTAAAAAAGATGTTTTTATGTTTAATGTTCACGCAACTGGTGGAAAAAAAATGATGACTAAAGTTGTAGAAGAAGTTAGAAAAATAAATAATTCTTCTCTACTTATAGCAGTTACAATCCTTACTAGTTTTTCAGAAGAAGAAATACAAGAAACTTTCCAAACAAAGGCTAACATTCAAGAATTAGCTATGAATTTAGCTAACTTAACTAAAGAATCTGGAATGAACGGAATAGTTTGTTCTCCTTGGGAAGCTAATTCCATCAAAAAATCACTTGGAGAAGAATTTAAAACTGTTTGTCCTGGAGTAAGACCTCTTTGGGCTGCTACTAACGATCAAAAAAGAATTATGACTCCTAAAAAAGCTATTTTAAATGGATGTGATTTCTTAGTTGTTGGAAGACCTATTACTAAAAATGAAGATCCTATAAAAGCTGTACAATTAATTCTTAAAGAAATTGAAGAAGGAATAGTTGAAAAAAATAATTAA
- a CDS encoding dihydroorotase family protein — MLIKNALIFINNKAVSKDILIENEKIIKIQENISISSHANDEIIDAEGKYILPGIIDPHTHMRDPGLTYKEDFSTGSMACAKGGITTFLDMPNTIPNTTTKEELLNKKEHSKNRSFVDYAFYFGGSKLDNSNEVKKVKDISVATKIFMNVSTGNMLVEDEEILINIFKNSKLVAVHAEGKMVKKAIEISKKTDTPVYLCHLSTKEEIEYLKEAKKNNLKVYGEVTPHHLFLNKDNLKDNPLLVMKPELKTKEDNLALLAAINEGIIDTIGTDHAPHTFEEKSNNLIYGIPGVENSLELMLQAVKEKKINITQLMKLMSENPSKIFGLKSKGNLKVGYDADIILVDLNIDEKISDKNIISKCNWTPYKGFKKGGKVIMTIVRGNIVFNNNKFNNLKIGKEVV; from the coding sequence ATGTTAATTAAAAATGCTTTAATTTTTATAAATAATAAAGCTGTATCTAAAGATATTTTAATTGAAAATGAAAAAATTATAAAAATTCAGGAAAACATATCTATCTCCTCTCATGCAAATGATGAAATCATAGATGCTGAAGGAAAATATATACTTCCTGGAATAATCGATCCTCATACTCATATGAGAGATCCTGGTCTTACTTATAAAGAAGACTTCTCAACTGGAAGTATGGCATGCGCTAAGGGAGGAATAACAACTTTTTTAGATATGCCTAACACTATCCCAAACACTACTACAAAAGAAGAACTTTTAAATAAAAAAGAACATTCCAAAAATAGAAGTTTTGTCGATTATGCCTTTTATTTTGGTGGAAGTAAGCTAGATAACAGTAACGAAGTTAAAAAAGTTAAAGATATTTCAGTGGCAACTAAAATTTTTATGAATGTTTCTACAGGTAATATGCTTGTAGAAGATGAAGAAATATTAATAAATATTTTTAAAAATTCAAAGTTAGTAGCTGTACATGCAGAAGGAAAAATGGTGAAAAAAGCTATTGAAATTTCTAAAAAAACTGATACACCTGTTTATTTATGTCATCTTTCAACTAAAGAAGAAATAGAATACTTAAAAGAGGCTAAAAAAAATAATCTTAAAGTTTATGGAGAAGTTACTCCCCATCATTTATTTTTAAATAAAGATAATTTAAAAGATAACCCTCTTTTGGTTATGAAACCAGAACTAAAAACAAAAGAAGATAATCTCGCTCTTTTAGCTGCTATAAATGAAGGAATCATTGATACTATCGGAACTGATCATGCTCCTCATACATTTGAGGAAAAATCAAATAATCTTATTTATGGTATCCCTGGAGTAGAAAATTCATTAGAATTAATGTTACAAGCTGTAAAAGAAAAGAAAATAAATATTACTCAATTAATGAAATTAATGAGTGAAAATCCTAGCAAAATATTTGGATTAAAATCAAAAGGAAATTTAAAAGTTGGATATGATGCTGATATTATATTAGTTGATTTAAACATTGATGAAAAAATATCTGATAAAAATATCATATCAAAATGTAACTGGACACCTTACAAAGGATTTAAAAAAGGTGGAAAAGTTATCATGACTATTGTAAGAGGAAATATTGTATTTAATAATAATAAATTTAATAATTTGAAAATAGGAAAGGAAGTGGTTTAA
- the pyrE gene encoding orotate phosphoribosyltransferase: MNRAKGVANSLLSVGAVKLNVKEPFTFVSGIKSPIYCDNRKMIGYPEERKIVIDGFIDILKDKDFDIVAGTATAGIPWAGFIAERLNVPMAYIRSAKKDHGAGQQIEGASFEGKRVIVIEDLISTGGSSIKAVQAAREAGAKEVEVVAIFSYEFPKAIENFKNANVKLENISNFTTLIELATEKEYLNLEEKEIALKWNKSPNTWKK, from the coding sequence ATGAATAGAGCGAAAGGTGTTGCTAATTCTTTGTTATCAGTAGGAGCTGTAAAATTAAATGTAAAAGAACCTTTTACTTTTGTATCTGGAATAAAAAGCCCTATTTACTGTGATAACAGAAAAATGATTGGATATCCTGAAGAAAGAAAAATTGTTATAGATGGATTTATTGATATATTAAAAGATAAAGATTTTGATATAGTGGCAGGAACTGCTACAGCAGGAATTCCTTGGGCTGGATTTATAGCTGAAAGATTAAATGTTCCTATGGCTTATATCCGTTCTGCTAAAAAAGATCATGGAGCTGGACAACAAATAGAGGGAGCTAGCTTTGAAGGAAAAAGAGTTATTGTTATAGAAGATTTAATTTCAACTGGTGGAAGCTCTATTAAAGCTGTTCAAGCTGCTAGAGAAGCAGGAGCTAAAGAAGTTGAAGTAGTTGCTATATTCTCTTATGAGTTCCCTAAAGCAATAGAAAATTTTAAAAATGCTAATGTCAAGCTTGAAAATATCTCTAATTTTACAACTCTTATAGAACTTGCTACTGAAAAAGAATATCTTAATTTAGAAGAAAAAGAAATTGCTTTAAAATGGAATAAATCTCCAAATACTTGGAAGAAATAA